A DNA window from Sporosarcina sp. ANT_H38 contains the following coding sequences:
- a CDS encoding LytTR family DNA-binding domain-containing protein, with translation MMKANVGIAKELLQQYAAILDDWIPKDAAVAIAVGDRYIYYVEGIHQIELKEGQPVMSGSIADKVISERLKVDKIMDNTLFGASYYGIGYPIDLQGQPGALIVILPPNYHVLKHEPFRFLTGKQEEEWSPIPIEEIAYIESLQKKTWFYVDGEQFCTSHTLKDLQLRLPKTFLRIHRSYIVNILAIERISRDITSNLLLTLRDGTELPVSQTYMADVKKALGF, from the coding sequence ATATTGGACGACTGGATACCAAAGGATGCTGCTGTTGCGATTGCAGTTGGCGATCGCTACATTTATTACGTGGAAGGCATTCATCAGATCGAATTAAAAGAAGGGCAACCCGTTATGTCCGGTAGTATTGCCGATAAAGTAATTAGCGAGCGACTTAAAGTTGATAAAATCATGGATAACACATTGTTCGGAGCCTCGTATTATGGAATCGGCTATCCAATTGACCTCCAGGGCCAGCCCGGTGCACTAATCGTTATCTTGCCGCCGAATTATCATGTACTGAAACACGAACCATTTCGCTTCCTTACTGGCAAGCAAGAAGAAGAATGGAGTCCTATTCCAATCGAAGAGATTGCCTATATCGAAAGCTTACAAAAGAAAACCTGGTTTTATGTTGATGGTGAACAGTTCTGTACCAGTCATACGCTGAAAGATTTGCAACTGCGGCTACCGAAGACATTTCTACGCATCCACCGTTCATACATTGTCAATATTTTAGCCATCGAGCGCATTTCTAGGGATATTACTTCAAATCTTTTGCTCACATTAAGAGATGGTACAGAGTTGCCTGTTAGCCAGACATATATGGCTGATGTTAAGAAGGCACTTGGGTTTTAG
- a CDS encoding polysaccharide pyruvyl transferase family protein, whose amino-acid sequence MKIGVVGNYGNDNNGDEAILLSIIKQLTSTFKISSNDLTVFSNNPKQTAERYSVTSFPLYYKKGNAVKTFFATYQNNKKIVKTFDLLVIGGGGILMDLYKREAPLFGSYAMMAKNSNTPYVVYGCGAGPLSSGLGKWFIRYMAKHADSISVRDPESAELLKSIGVKERVLTIGDPAFSLRQTGVEKSAVPTKIGITAVPYYNAGYWPEGNPTIYNDYVEGMAKNLDSLAAQHNVELTFFATKFPQDADVTKDIQAKMTHKDKTTIIDDNLLPNMILDVTAQQDIIIGTRLHSLILATCTETPVMAISYHHKVNDFMKLAHLEKYAFPIGNINKQQTLFLDAFNAMKENWPATVEDTKKLSQDLYDESMKGTEQFVAAIKKK is encoded by the coding sequence ATGAAAATTGGTGTTGTGGGTAATTATGGAAATGATAATAACGGGGACGAGGCAATTTTACTTAGCATTATTAAACAGTTGACGTCAACGTTCAAGATAAGCAGCAATGATCTAACTGTATTTAGTAATAATCCTAAACAAACAGCAGAACGATATAGCGTAACGAGTTTTCCACTGTATTATAAAAAAGGCAATGCAGTAAAGACATTTTTCGCAACGTATCAAAATAATAAAAAAATCGTTAAAACGTTTGATCTTCTTGTTATAGGTGGCGGCGGAATCTTAATGGATTTATATAAAAGAGAAGCGCCGTTATTTGGATCATACGCAATGATGGCTAAAAACTCGAATACACCTTATGTTGTTTACGGATGTGGTGCCGGTCCATTAAGCAGTGGTTTAGGAAAATGGTTCATCCGCTATATGGCTAAACATGCAGATAGTATTTCGGTACGTGACCCTGAATCTGCTGAACTGTTGAAATCAATCGGTGTGAAAGAACGAGTTTTGACTATCGGTGATCCGGCGTTTTCCTTACGTCAAACGGGTGTGGAAAAATCGGCTGTGCCAACAAAAATTGGTATTACCGCTGTCCCTTATTACAATGCAGGTTATTGGCCGGAAGGTAATCCCACAATTTATAATGATTATGTAGAAGGTATGGCGAAAAACCTGGACAGTCTTGCAGCGCAGCACAATGTGGAACTGACATTTTTTGCTACAAAGTTCCCGCAAGATGCAGATGTCACAAAAGATATCCAGGCAAAAATGACACATAAAGACAAGACGACAATCATCGATGATAATCTTCTGCCAAATATGATATTGGATGTGACAGCACAGCAAGATATCATTATCGGTACGAGGCTCCATTCATTAATTTTGGCAACTTGCACAGAGACACCCGTCATGGCAATTTCCTATCACCATAAAGTGAATGACTTCATGAAACTCGCTCACTTGGAAAAGTATGCTTTTCCAATTGGGAACATCAATAAACAGCAAACATTGTTCTTGGATGCATTCAATGCTATGAAAGAAAACTGGCCCGCAACGGTCGAAGATACAAAAAAACTGTCCCAGGACTTGTACGATGAATCGATGAAAGGGACAGAACAGTTTGTAGCAGCAATAAAGAAAAAGTGA